Proteins co-encoded in one Natronorubrum daqingense genomic window:
- a CDS encoding DUF6884 domain-containing protein: MATEQATLEGDVIEEPRPKVLTVVSCGETKQALEDGETVPARELYSSSVHTCKDRYGRHSHGYYIASAKFGLVRHDEDLPYYDQTLSEMRDAEIQAWAEDVTDELYEIVHRDGYDAVVIIGGEDYVTPLEPHFDGINAAFLTPWQTCEDVGGVGEGMSWCNDEDNWPENVHHPAQIETVVSPVAPDWVPDEIAEVRDDEIDYEAILEQMGVPRSVYTLPTTPDGENREWLDKLAVLQDAVRDEYDVDWSEVV; this comes from the coding sequence ATGGCAACTGAACAGGCCACTCTCGAGGGCGACGTAATCGAGGAGCCCCGACCGAAGGTGTTGACGGTCGTCTCCTGTGGCGAGACGAAACAGGCACTCGAGGACGGCGAGACGGTGCCCGCTCGAGAGCTGTATTCCTCGTCAGTCCACACGTGCAAGGACCGATATGGGCGACACTCACACGGCTACTACATCGCGTCGGCGAAGTTCGGGCTCGTTCGTCACGACGAGGACCTGCCATACTACGATCAGACGCTCTCGGAGATGCGCGACGCCGAGATCCAGGCGTGGGCAGAGGACGTAACCGACGAACTCTACGAGATCGTCCATCGCGACGGCTACGATGCTGTCGTGATCATCGGCGGTGAGGACTACGTGACGCCCCTCGAGCCCCATTTTGACGGGATCAACGCGGCCTTCCTCACGCCGTGGCAGACCTGCGAGGACGTTGGTGGCGTCGGGGAGGGCATGTCCTGGTGCAACGACGAGGACAACTGGCCTGAAAACGTCCATCACCCGGCCCAAATCGAGACGGTGGTCTCACCGGTCGCCCCCGACTGGGTGCCCGACGAGATCGCCGAAGTCCGAGACGACGAGATCGACTACGAGGCGATCCTCGAGCAGATGGGCGTTCCCCGAAGCGTATACACGCTGCCGACGACGCCCGACGGAGAAAACCGAGAGTGGCTAGATAAACTCGCCGTGCTGCAGGACGCTGTTCGCGACGAGTACGACGTGGATTGGAGCGAGGTGGTTTGA
- a CDS encoding transcription initiation factor IIB family protein, which translates to MSTDRDGSTSGLTFPSDAIETALEDLPPGTITEEAKAYARECGQILDTHQYTSGRSPSGLAAASIYLASLVSNHPPYGSGEARKLSQEEAAAFFGVSQVTVREHYRNILEIRSEHAETISASGSGSGSGSSSETSREFGLESESESDSASDSDHSQRGSTATRGERR; encoded by the coding sequence ATGAGCACCGACCGAGACGGGTCCACCAGTGGGCTCACGTTCCCGAGTGACGCTATCGAGACCGCACTCGAGGACCTTCCACCCGGAACGATCACCGAGGAAGCGAAGGCGTACGCTCGAGAGTGTGGACAGATACTGGATACTCACCAGTACACGTCGGGGCGCTCTCCATCGGGGCTCGCAGCGGCGTCAATTTATTTGGCGTCGCTGGTCTCGAATCACCCGCCATACGGGTCTGGGGAGGCCCGAAAGCTCTCGCAGGAAGAGGCGGCCGCATTTTTCGGCGTCAGTCAAGTCACCGTTCGCGAACACTACCGAAACATCTTGGAGATTCGCTCTGAGCACGCCGAGACCATCTCTGCGTCTGGATCTGGATCTGGGTCTGGGTCGAGTTCTGAGACATCGCGTGAGTTTGGGCTTGAATCAGAATCAGAATCAGATTCGGCTTCAGATTCGGACCACTCCCAGCGTGGGTCCACAGCTACTCGAGGGGAACGCCGATGA
- a CDS encoding HNH endonuclease: MTRGRHRKLNKKMDDLFPQERSDLCRVCNEPVVDGRWNYCSRRCRDIATAVQRMFLWDVVREQILERDDYTCQECGETQDAAVEQQSMEVDHIQRITDGGHPFEESNLQTLCEDCHEAKTATENSGRDPAPSVTLENYIDS; this comes from the coding sequence ATGACTCGAGGCCGGCACCGAAAGCTGAACAAAAAGATGGACGACCTGTTCCCACAGGAACGATCGGATCTGTGCCGCGTCTGCAACGAACCGGTCGTCGACGGTCGATGGAACTACTGCTCGAGGCGCTGCCGAGATATCGCAACCGCCGTCCAGCGGATGTTTCTCTGGGATGTGGTCCGCGAACAGATCCTCGAGCGTGACGACTACACCTGCCAAGAGTGTGGGGAGACTCAAGACGCGGCTGTGGAACAGCAATCGATGGAAGTCGATCATATTCAGCGGATCACTGACGGCGGGCACCCATTCGAGGAGTCGAACCTCCAAACGCTCTGTGAGGACTGCCACGAAGCGAAGACGGCCACCGAGAACAGCGGCCGTGATCCAGCGCCGAGCGTGACGCTCGAGAACTACATCGACTCATAG
- a CDS encoding ParA family protein, which translates to MSDKILSGAFYVPKGGIAKTTSTGHIGVSAHADHGLETVLIDLAGTQNDLATQFGLKDDVADPDIPISIVFSDKWELLRDNADDIVDRMVYETDEGVDLIPADGGLSAEDNNLANVPLEDRYDRLETFLQEEIAPRYDLALFDLPGKEDNITINGLHAAENVIAPLKPGAFELTQLENLQDELEVIAGDTDHDAEPTLQLVFATMVDRTTNLSSEFVDQLEADYPEISGPPVAESANISDGQSNGRTLLAFDDDELYSTGKRARSAYRELTDELLTRLEDNK; encoded by the coding sequence ATGAGTGATAAAATACTGTCTGGGGCGTTCTACGTCCCAAAGGGTGGCATTGCGAAGACCACCAGTACGGGCCATATCGGTGTCTCAGCGCATGCCGATCATGGTCTCGAGACAGTACTCATCGATCTTGCAGGCACACAGAACGACCTCGCAACCCAATTCGGCCTCAAGGACGATGTTGCAGATCCAGATATCCCGATTTCGATTGTGTTTAGCGATAAATGGGAACTACTGCGAGACAACGCCGACGACATCGTCGATCGGATGGTGTATGAAACAGACGAAGGTGTTGACCTAATCCCAGCCGATGGCGGGCTAAGTGCGGAGGACAACAATTTAGCAAACGTCCCACTCGAAGATCGGTACGATCGACTCGAGACGTTCCTCCAAGAAGAGATTGCACCGCGCTACGATCTTGCACTCTTCGACCTTCCAGGGAAAGAAGATAATATCACAATCAACGGGCTCCATGCTGCAGAGAACGTCATTGCACCACTGAAACCCGGCGCGTTCGAACTCACGCAACTCGAGAATCTACAGGATGAACTCGAGGTGATTGCAGGGGATACCGATCACGATGCCGAACCCACGCTCCAGCTTGTGTTCGCAACGATGGTTGATCGGACGACGAACCTCTCGAGCGAGTTTGTCGACCAACTTGAGGCGGACTATCCCGAGATTTCAGGGCCGCCAGTAGCTGAATCCGCGAATATCAGTGATGGCCAGTCCAATGGACGAACGCTGTTGGCCTTCGACGATGATGAACTCTATAGCACAGGCAAGCGGGCGAGATCGGCGTATCGTGAACTGACTGATGAACTGCTTACCCGACTCGAGGACAACAAATGA
- a CDS encoding RNA-guided endonuclease InsQ/TnpB family protein: MTDAQALVKTLDFQLDIQSDNESLLYDATLEARSVYNETIRLAKQGVDWDDIPNRVADDANLVKNTTQRVVAKALGAMENYHEYDDFGLPSHTKDGAYPLRANYEEGYNLSLTDDGGVAFRISAKPYKHVKGVLKGSDAHLDILQTALESDEWKIGTAEALFHNDNPELHVNVTNTEQTVRDKQDSRTVVGVDVNEDNVALTALSEGGVEDTLVIDFPEIKFERHRYFTMRKRVQNAGKDSIHDTLEGREERFVRDRLHKVSRLIVEWSRQFERSCIVFEDLKEMRDSIDYGTRMNRRLHHLPFRALQFYTSYKASFEEIPTVWINPEYTSQRCPMCGHTERANRNKKRFKCRDCEHQDHSDRGASVNIAVKGMKKLDWNVPALNSLPVVRKVRRQASGAVDAPTVTHPTVRGYQADGRMGVSD; the protein is encoded by the coding sequence ATGACGGACGCACAGGCTCTCGTCAAGACGCTGGACTTCCAACTCGACATCCAGAGTGACAACGAGAGCCTGCTGTACGACGCCACGCTCGAAGCACGATCGGTGTACAACGAAACCATCCGCCTCGCCAAGCAAGGCGTGGACTGGGATGACATTCCTAACCGAGTAGCCGACGACGCTAACCTCGTGAAGAACACGACTCAGCGCGTCGTTGCGAAGGCACTCGGTGCGATGGAAAACTACCACGAGTACGACGACTTCGGCCTTCCGAGCCACACCAAGGACGGCGCGTACCCGCTTCGTGCGAACTACGAAGAAGGGTACAACCTGTCGCTCACCGACGATGGCGGCGTGGCGTTCCGTATCAGCGCGAAACCGTACAAGCACGTCAAGGGTGTCCTCAAAGGGAGTGACGCCCACCTCGACATTCTCCAGACCGCACTCGAAAGCGACGAGTGGAAGATTGGGACGGCAGAAGCCCTGTTCCACAACGACAACCCCGAATTGCACGTCAACGTCACCAACACCGAGCAGACCGTCCGAGACAAGCAGGACTCACGAACGGTCGTCGGTGTGGACGTGAACGAGGACAACGTAGCGTTGACCGCGCTCTCCGAGGGTGGCGTCGAGGACACGTTGGTTATCGACTTTCCCGAAATCAAGTTCGAGCGCCACCGCTACTTCACGATGCGGAAGCGCGTCCAGAACGCGGGGAAAGACAGCATCCACGACACGCTGGAAGGGCGTGAGGAACGGTTTGTCCGTGATCGGCTCCACAAGGTGAGCCGTCTCATCGTGGAGTGGAGTCGTCAGTTCGAGAGGTCGTGCATCGTCTTTGAAGACCTCAAAGAGATGCGCGACAGTATCGACTACGGCACGCGGATGAACCGACGCTTGCACCACCTTCCGTTCCGCGCCCTCCAGTTCTATACGTCGTACAAGGCATCGTTCGAGGAGATTCCGACCGTGTGGATTAACCCCGAGTACACGAGTCAACGGTGTCCGATGTGTGGACATACGGAGCGTGCGAACCGCAACAAGAAGCGGTTCAAGTGTCGGGACTGTGAGCATCAAGACCACAGCGACCGTGGTGCAAGCGTCAATATCGCCGTGAAAGGCATGAAGAAACTCGATTGGAATGTGCCTGCTCTCAACAGCCTTCCCGTTGTTCGGAAGGTGCGACGGCAGGCATCGGGGGCCGTGGACGCCCCGACCGTGACCCACCCGACCGTCCGAGGCTATCAGGCCGATGGTCGAATGGGAGTGTCCGACTAA
- a CDS encoding type IV pilin → MTDTHRQTRETNRAVSPIIGVVLLIGITIVLSAVVAVFALEAIQDQHEQDAQPWDEQPPEATFDIDRIGDDALVTYTGGEEIDATEIAVAGDLNSSAQFDGDTVTNGETVMKPVTADNATVRVVWSTAYSEETLAEAEI, encoded by the coding sequence ATGACGGATACACACAGACAGACTCGAGAGACGAACCGGGCCGTGTCGCCGATTATCGGTGTCGTATTGCTCATCGGCATTACGATCGTCCTGAGTGCGGTCGTCGCCGTGTTCGCTCTCGAGGCGATTCAGGACCAACACGAACAGGACGCCCAACCGTGGGACGAGCAACCACCCGAAGCCACGTTCGATATCGATCGAATCGGTGACGACGCGCTCGTGACCTACACCGGGGGCGAGGAGATCGACGCGACCGAGATTGCGGTAGCGGGTGATCTGAACTCGAGTGCACAGTTCGACGGCGACACCGTCACGAACGGCGAGACGGTGATGAAACCAGTCACGGCGGACAACGCTACTGTCCGCGTCGTCTGGTCGACTGCGTACAGCGAGGAGACGCTCGCGGAGGCTGAAATCTGA
- a CDS encoding orc1/cdc6 family replication initiation protein — protein MALFSPDTDIFCERDALREDYQPEEIVGRDQELQQYVSALQPVINGDQPANIFLYGKAGVGKTACTRYLLHELKDDAAEFNVDLTTIRTNCEDLSTSYQVAIQLINDLRDPEDHLQPTGYPRRQVNQWLWEELDGIGGTIIIVFDEVDHIEDDSILYQIPRARANGNLEHSKVGIIGISNDFKFRETLSSKVQSSLCEKELQFPAYNANELRDILRQRADIAFYDSVVPHEVIAKCAAFGAKDAGDARQSLDLLMEAGDVAVERDADQVTVKHVDEARELLERSRIVDGVAGLTQQGHLVLYALVMLHEEGETPTRARAIQDRYEIVCDRAAVEPLVPRRMRDHLGELSMLGIATREERNKGESGGRYYEYSLDTNPDLLLEALDETVDMVGVTDAIQKRLDHDI, from the coding sequence ATGGCCTTGTTTAGTCCTGACACGGATATTTTCTGCGAAAGGGATGCTCTCCGGGAGGACTATCAACCGGAGGAGATCGTGGGTCGTGATCAAGAACTTCAGCAGTATGTTTCGGCTCTACAGCCAGTCATCAACGGCGACCAGCCAGCCAACATCTTTCTCTATGGGAAGGCTGGTGTGGGGAAAACTGCTTGTACACGGTATCTCCTCCATGAACTCAAAGACGATGCTGCTGAGTTCAATGTGGATCTTACGACCATCCGAACGAACTGCGAGGATTTGAGCACGAGCTATCAAGTCGCGATCCAACTCATTAACGATCTCCGTGATCCAGAAGACCATCTACAGCCAACGGGCTACCCGCGACGGCAGGTTAACCAGTGGCTCTGGGAAGAACTCGACGGGATCGGTGGGACAATTATCATCGTCTTCGACGAGGTTGATCACATCGAGGACGACTCGATTCTCTATCAAATCCCGCGGGCTCGAGCAAACGGTAATCTCGAGCATTCCAAAGTCGGCATTATCGGCATTTCGAACGATTTCAAGTTTCGCGAGACGCTCAGTTCAAAAGTCCAATCCAGCCTTTGTGAAAAAGAGTTGCAGTTCCCAGCCTACAACGCGAACGAACTTCGAGATATTCTCAGACAACGGGCGGATATCGCTTTCTATGATAGCGTAGTTCCACACGAAGTTATCGCGAAGTGTGCAGCGTTCGGTGCGAAAGACGCTGGTGACGCCCGCCAGAGTCTTGATTTACTCATGGAAGCTGGCGACGTTGCTGTTGAACGCGACGCCGATCAGGTAACCGTCAAGCACGTCGATGAAGCTCGAGAGTTACTCGAGCGCAGTCGGATCGTTGATGGCGTGGCTGGACTGACCCAACAGGGGCATCTCGTCCTTTATGCACTCGTAATGCTTCACGAAGAGGGTGAAACGCCGACTCGAGCACGAGCGATTCAGGACCGCTATGAAATCGTCTGTGATCGGGCCGCTGTTGAACCGCTCGTTCCACGACGGATGCGCGACCATCTCGGTGAGTTGTCCATGCTCGGCATCGCAACACGTGAGGAACGGAATAAGGGTGAATCTGGGGGCCGGTACTACGAGTACTCGCTCGATACAAATCCCGATCTGTTACTCGAGGCGCTCGACGAGACAGTGGACATGGTGGGGGTCACCGACGCTATTCAGAAGCGACTCGATCACGATATCTGA
- a CDS encoding DNA cytosine methyltransferase → MSPQWTGPDDAPSAVDLYAGCGGMTFGLFLAGFHVRAAWEIRAPERYTYHVQHCQGNDLAQYGDATNVDPSKVPDDLSVLAGGPSCQGWSAAGGTVDPDDPRNEHAFSMVRWADACEPQLVLVENVVGMTELHGPLHSALVDELEEAGPGYEVRTLELNAADYGVPQRRKRVFIVGVRDGLPTPGTWTPPATHRDGQRQLLEFSNGRTLTGYTTAREAFDNGGDGPLPRPLESQSPADDPVHATIDDLVAYRDDPTDRHRVDPHSVSEFIERDGAEVWMPPNHVEIDHDRETRAGMAEWPLGFCGSSTTDRRLHPDEPAPTMTVSQGTPPVHFSGRSPADPHGSIDAVRRLTVREVARLQTFPDSYAFAGTKTEQYRQAGNAVPPLVAATVATHLREQVLEASSVTDEQREVPA, encoded by the coding sequence ATGAGCCCTCAGTGGACCGGTCCCGACGACGCCCCCAGCGCGGTCGATCTCTACGCCGGCTGTGGCGGGATGACGTTTGGGCTCTTCCTCGCGGGCTTTCACGTCCGCGCTGCGTGGGAGATTCGCGCCCCCGAACGCTACACGTATCACGTCCAGCACTGCCAAGGGAACGATCTCGCACAGTACGGCGATGCGACCAACGTTGATCCATCGAAGGTTCCCGACGACCTGTCGGTGCTCGCCGGTGGCCCCTCCTGTCAAGGCTGGAGTGCGGCCGGTGGAACGGTTGACCCCGACGACCCGCGGAACGAACACGCCTTTTCGATGGTTCGGTGGGCCGATGCCTGCGAGCCACAGCTCGTACTCGTCGAGAACGTCGTTGGGATGACCGAGCTTCACGGCCCACTGCATTCCGCACTCGTCGACGAACTCGAGGAGGCTGGACCAGGGTACGAAGTTCGAACGCTCGAGTTGAACGCTGCCGACTATGGCGTCCCCCAGCGTCGAAAGCGCGTGTTCATCGTCGGCGTTCGCGACGGGCTGCCGACACCCGGTACGTGGACACCGCCTGCGACCCATCGTGATGGGCAGCGCCAACTCCTCGAGTTCTCCAATGGACGGACGCTCACGGGATACACGACGGCGCGGGAGGCCTTCGACAACGGCGGTGACGGGCCGTTGCCCCGACCGCTCGAATCCCAGTCGCCCGCGGACGATCCTGTTCATGCGACGATCGACGACCTGGTCGCCTACCGTGACGATCCCACCGATCGTCACCGTGTCGACCCACATTCGGTCAGTGAGTTCATCGAACGTGATGGCGCGGAGGTGTGGATGCCGCCGAATCACGTCGAAATCGATCACGACCGCGAGACTCGAGCGGGAATGGCCGAGTGGCCCCTCGGGTTCTGTGGCTCGTCGACGACCGATCGGCGGCTACATCCCGACGAGCCCGCCCCCACGATGACCGTTTCCCAGGGCACGCCCCCTGTGCATTTTTCTGGCCGGTCACCGGCAGATCCCCACGGCTCGATCGACGCCGTCCGACGGCTGACCGTTCGCGAGGTCGCCCGGTTACAGACCTTCCCGGATTCGTATGCCTTCGCCGGCACCAAGACAGAGCAGTATCGACAGGCCGGCAACGCCGTCCCGCCGCTGGTGGCTGCGACGGTCGCCACACATCTCCGAGAGCAGGTGCTCGAGGCTTCCAGTGTGACCGATGAACAACGCGAGGTCCCTGCATGA
- a CDS encoding RNA-guided endonuclease InsQ/TnpB family protein — MELKRTARVKLAIPDDRRDDLKRTMLTFREVAQRFADRGWERDEDGYVITSRTRLQSLVYKQVREDTGLHSDLCIGAVNLAADSLRSAVERMKAGKNVGKPTFTVPTATYNTGAVSYFTDGDGTGYCTLAAYGGRVRAEFVYPPDEDCPQRQYLGGDEWEPKGATLHYERDDGEYYLHVTVERDEPETELGEAENGTVLGVDLGVENIAVTSAGAFYSGGLFNHRRDEYERIRGSLQQTGTESAHRTIEKMGDRERRWNTDVLHRISKAIVQEAITHDCSHIAFEDLTDIRDRMPGAKKFHGWAFRQLYEYVEYKAAEFGIATTQVDPAYTSQRCSKCGTTLRENRTSQAAFCCQKCGYEVHADYNAAKNVATKLLRSGQKSPAGGATNQLALKSGTLNGNGDFTPASS, encoded by the coding sequence GTGGAATTGAAACGTACCGCCCGCGTCAAACTCGCCATCCCCGACGACCGGCGGGACGACCTCAAACGGACGATGCTTACGTTCCGAGAGGTCGCCCAACGGTTCGCAGACCGTGGATGGGAGCGAGACGAGGACGGCTACGTTATCACATCCAGAACGCGCCTTCAGTCGCTCGTCTACAAACAGGTTCGCGAGGATACTGGCCTGCACTCGGATCTGTGCATCGGCGCGGTGAACCTCGCGGCCGACAGTCTTCGGAGCGCGGTCGAGCGCATGAAGGCCGGCAAGAACGTCGGCAAACCGACGTTCACCGTCCCGACCGCGACGTACAACACCGGCGCAGTGTCGTACTTCACGGACGGCGACGGGACGGGCTACTGCACGCTCGCGGCCTACGGGGGTCGGGTCCGTGCGGAGTTCGTCTACCCGCCCGACGAGGACTGCCCGCAGCGGCAGTACCTCGGCGGCGACGAGTGGGAACCGAAAGGCGCGACGCTGCACTACGAACGAGACGACGGCGAGTACTACCTTCACGTCACGGTAGAACGCGACGAACCGGAAACGGAGTTGGGAGAGGCCGAGAACGGAACGGTTCTCGGCGTAGATTTAGGCGTGGAGAATATCGCCGTCACGAGCGCGGGGGCGTTCTACTCCGGCGGGCTGTTCAATCACCGCCGAGACGAGTACGAGCGCATCCGTGGGTCGTTGCAACAAACCGGTACGGAATCGGCACACCGAACCATCGAGAAGATGGGCGACCGCGAACGGCGGTGGAACACCGACGTACTGCACCGAATATCGAAGGCTATCGTTCAAGAGGCAATAACGCACGACTGTTCTCACATTGCCTTCGAGGACCTGACCGATATTCGGGACCGAATGCCCGGCGCGAAGAAGTTTCACGGATGGGCGTTCCGTCAACTGTACGAGTACGTCGAGTACAAAGCCGCCGAGTTCGGGATCGCGACAACGCAGGTCGACCCGGCGTACACGTCCCAGCGCTGTTCAAAGTGCGGGACGACACTCCGCGAGAACCGCACGTCACAAGCAGCCTTTTGCTGCCAGAAGTGTGGATACGAAGTTCACGCCGACTACAACGCCGCAAAGAACGTTGCAACGAAACTACTCCGGTCGGGGCAGAAGTCTCCGGCCGGAGGGGCGACCAATCAACTCGCCCTGAAGTCGGGAACGCTGAACGGGAACGGCGATTTCACGCCTGCCTCATCATAG